GCGCGCGCCCGCACGCGAAGGTGCGGTGTTGTACCGCCTGGGCCTACATGACTTCGCGTACGGCGAGTGGGACGGCGGTACCTGGAACTTCCAGCCGTGGCGGGAAGGCCCGGACCTCTACCAGCTGTGGGAGCCTTGCCGTAAGCCGGGCTCGCGCATCGATCCACACACGAGCGTCGCCCTGGGCTGCGTGGAGGCGCTGGCCGAACTGCACGCCAAAGGATGGGCGCACGGTGACGTGCAGCCCGCGCACTTCATCATCGGACCCGAGCGGACGCACCTGATCGATCTGGCCTTGGCGCGCGGTGGTCGGGTGCCCGAGGGTTACGACTTCCCGTTCCGCGGCTGTCTCGTCCACTATGAAGCCCCGGAGATCGCGCGCAGTGTGCTCGACACCGGAGAGGCTGAGCCCACCCAGGAAGCCGACATCTACGCGCTCGGCGCTTCCCTGCTCATCTCCGCCACGGGCTGGCGGGCAGTCGAGTACCCTGACGACGCACCGCGCCCTGTGCAGCGAAAGGCTGTGGCAGACGGCAAGCGACGGCCCGTCAAGGTGCGGGGCGAGCTGGGCGAACTGATCGAGGCCATGCTCAGCCACGCTCCCGAAGACAGGCCAACGATCTACGAGGTGGGCAAGGCCCTGCGCTGAAGCTGAAGCGTCGGCAGTCTGTGAAGGCGCGACCCACGCAACGACCAACAAACAGAGACCGCACCACCCCTCAGCCTGGACAGCGTGCCGGGTGGTCCGGGCAGGCGGGGACGCCCTCTGCGAACTCGTCGCAGAGACAGTCGAGTTCACGACCCGCGACGGTGGGACGCTGTCGTATTGCCGCCCCTCAATCAAGGTCATCGGCCCTTGGCACAAGCCCGACCAGCACGCCGCCTGACCTGAGACACAAAATGCGGTGCCCCCACCTCGTCCGTACCGTGGGGGCACCGCTGTTCGTGTCCGGTGACGTGGGCGTCAGCCCTGGCTGTCAGCCGCCTCGGTCTCCCGTTCGCTCTCCTTTGCCGCTGCCGCCCGCCGCATGTGCCCCTCCTCGCCGAAGTAGACCGACAGACGCGACGTGTCCAGCTTCTTGCCTCCACGCCGCGCGGGGGCCACCTCCACGTAGCCGCCTGCGTTCAACAGCAGATCTCGCTTACCGGCCACGTCCGAGCGCTTCCACTGCTCGGCGTGCGTCTCTCCGATCGGCTCCGCCTTCACGCCGCCCGGCTTCGCCGTTCGCTGCCTCTCCTTCAGGGTCGCCAGTCGCTCTTCCAGCTTGGCGTACTGCTCCGCGTACCGGATCGCTCCGTCGTCGCCTCTGAACAGGCCCCGGTCGTAGCGATCCTTTTGCAGGTCGGCCAACGCTTCCTCGGCCTGCCTGATCTGCGGGCGAAAGTCCTCGCCCACCTCCTGGACCATCCGCATCACTGAAAGGTGCCCGTACTTCGCAAGGAACTGCTCGGTGACGTGCTCCTCGGTGGTCACCCCGGCCACGGTCGGCCCGTAGCACTTCACGCCCGGTTTCTCCTCCCCCTTGGCCGCCCGCTGGCGGTACTTCAGCGGTCCGATGCACCGATACCGAAGCTGACCGTTGCGCCCACTGAAGGTGTACATGCGTTCGCCGCAGACTCCGCAGTGCATGATGCCGCGCAGCAGCGACGTACCCTGCCGGCGCTTCTCACCCGGGTTGGCCCGGCGCTCCAACTCGTCCTGCAGCACCTGCCAGGTGTCTGTGTCGAGGATCGGCGGGCGATTGACCAGGGGCAGGCCGTCCGTCCGCAGGATCGGCTTTCCGTCCTCGATGACCTGGCCGAGCAACTGGGGGTTGCCCAGCATGCTGCGCAGCGTGGTCGTGTACCACTGCTTGGAGTCGCTGCGCTTGCCCGTGGTCTGGCGTGAGGTGTGGCCGGGTGACGGGACGCCCTCCTGATTGAGGTCGTTGATGATCTGCATGAGCGAGTCCTTGGCCAGGACCCGTTCCACGATCCGCTTGATCGTCTTGGCCTCGCCCTCGTTGACCGCAAGGACCTTGCCCGCCCCGGTGGGGTTGGGGACGACCATGTACCCGTACGGGACCCGACCGCCGGTGTAGCGGCCCTCGCGGCGCAGGTGCTCGTGCGCGCTGGACACCCGCATGCCGATGGTGTCGGACTCCAGCTCGGCGAAGACCGCGATCACCTTCGCCATGGCCCGACCCATGGACGACGTGAGGTCGAGCGGCTCCGTCGCCGACGCGAGCGCAACGCTCTGGTGCTCGGCGAGTCGCATGATCTCCGCGAAGTCGACCGTCGAGCGCGCAAGCCGGTCGATCTTGAAGAACACGATCACGTCCAGCTCGGCGAGCCTGGTCAGGATGCGTTGCAGTCCCGGCCGGTCGAGCCCGCGCGAGAAGCCCGAGACATCGATGTCCTCCTCGGCGGCCACGACCTCCCAGCCGCGTGCCTCGCACAGCGCTTCACAGGCCGCGCGCTGGCGTTCCGGCGAAGTCGTCTCGTCGGTTTCGCGCGATAGGCGAACATAGATAGCGGCGCGCATCCCCGGCGCGCTGGCCGGGACGCCCTTCCGGCGTCGGGCACGGGGCATAGCCCGTGCTGTGACAGGCGTTGGTTCTGTCATGAGACGACCCTATCTCCGGAGGTATGCGTGTCCTGCCTAATCGTCCAGTCCGACAAGACCCTGCTCCTCGAAGTCGACCACGAGCAGGCCGGCGACTGCCGTCGGGCCATCGCGCCGTTCGCCGAACTGGAGCGGGCGCCGGAGCACATCCACACCTACCGGGTGACCCCGCTGGGCCTGTGGAACGCCCGGGCGGCCGGCCACGACGCCGAGCAGGTCGTGGACGCGCTCGTCGAGTACAGCCGCTACCCGGTGCCGCACGCGCTGCTGGTCGACATCGCCGAGACCATGGACCGCTACGGCCGCCTCACCCTCTCCAAGCACCCGGCGCACGGGCTGGTCCTGACGACCACGGACCGCCCGGTGCTGGAGGAGGTGCTGAAGTCGAAGCGGATCGCGCCGCTGGTCGGCGCCCGCATCGACCCGGACACGGTGGCCGTGCACCCCTCCGAGCGCGGGCAGATCAAGCAGACGCTGCTGAAGCTGGGCTGGCCCGCCGAGGACCTCGCCGGGTACGTCGACGGCGAGGCGCACCCGATCGAGCTGGCCGAGGACGGCTGGGCGCTGCGCCCGTACCAGAAGCAGGCGGTGGAGAACTTCTGGCACGGCGGCAGCGGCGTCGTGGTGCTGCCCTGCGGCGCGGGCAAGACGCTGGTCGGGGCCGGTTCGATGGCGCAGGCCAAGTCGACGACGCTGATCCTGGTGACCAACACCGTCTCCGCCCGGCAGTGGAAGCACGAGCTGGTGAAGCGGACCTCCCTCACCGAGGAGGAGATCGGCGAGTACAGCGGGACGCGGAAGGAGATCCGGCCCGTCACCATCGCCACGTACCAGGTGCTGACGACCCGGCGGAAGGGCGTCTACCCGCACCTGGAGCTGTTCGACTCCCGGGACTGGGGGCTGATCGTCTACGACGAGGTGCACCTGCTGCCGGCGCCGGTCTTCAAGTTCACCGCCGACCTCCAGGCGCGGCGGCGGCTCGGCCTCACCGCGACGCTGGTGCGGGAGGACGGCCGCGAGTCGGACGTGTTCTCGCTGATCGGCCCGAAGCGTTTCGACGCGCCGTGGAAGGAGATCGAGGCACAGGGCTACATCGCGCCCGCCGACTGCGTGGAGGTCCGGGTCAACCTCACCGACTCCGAGCGGCTCGCGTACGCCACCGCCGAGACGGAGGAGAAGTACCGCTTCTGCGCGACGACCGCGACCAAGCGGAAGGTGACGGAGGCGATCGTCCGGCGCTTCGCCGGGCAGCAGATCCTCGTCATCGGCCAGTACATCGACCAGCTCGACGAACTGGGCGAGCACCTGGGGGCGCCGGTCATCAAGGGCGAGACGTCCAACGCCCAGCGGGAGAAGCTCTTCGAGTCCTTCCGCCAGGGCGAGATCAGCGTCCTCGTCGTGTCGAAGGTCGCGAACTTCTCCATCGACCTGCCGGAGGCCACCGTCGCCATCCAGGTGTCGGGCACCTTCGGGTCCCGGCAGGAGGAGGCCCAGCGTCTGGGGCGGGTGCTGCGCCCGAAGTCCGACGGCCACCAGGCGCACTTCTACTCCGTGGTCGCGCGCGACACGCTCGACCAGGACTTCGCCGCGCACCGCCAGCGCTTCCTGGCGGAGCAGGGCTACGCGTACCGGATCATGGACGCGGACGAGCTGCTGACCGAGAGCTGACACCGGGGCCGGCTCCCGGGGCGCTCACCTGCGGCGGACGCCGGCCTCCTCGCCGTACTCGCCGAGCACGACCACGTCGAAGGCGGCGCCCGCGAACACCCTGACGGCGCGCAGGGCGTCACCGAGCCGGTGCCGGTGGCTGCCGGCCACGGGCGTGGCACCGGACGCGCGGCCCGGTGCCGGGGCGGGGGAGATGGTTGCTGCGCTCATGTCTCCATGGTGCGACCGCGGACCCCGGTCCGGCATCGGTCCTCGGACCCAACCCCGGCCCCGCCCGGTCCGCCTCCAGACGGACCCCCGCCCCTCACGTCGGAGGGCCTCGTCCCCTAGGGGTCGCGGGCGGGCGGGAAAACGGTTGGCCCCCGCGGTCCCCGCTCCCCTACACTCTCCGCTCCTGCCCGCCTCCCTCGCGGAGTGCCGCCTTCCGGACGGAAACCGGTCGGCCCACCGCGCGTACCCCGCGCGCCCACCACACAGCGGTCCTCCGGAGGCACTCCCTTGTCCACGCCCGTCCATGACGACCCCCTCTCCCGCGAGCGCTCGCACCTCGCCGCGTCCCGTGCCGCCCTGCGTGCCATGCGCGAGGACGTGGAGGCCCTCGACATCACCGACGTCACCGCGAACTGGGTCAACGCCGCGGTGCTGGAGAGCCAGATCGAGGAGCGCGTCAAGGCGCTCGCCGACCTGAGCGACACCCCGCTGTTCTTCGGCCGGCTCGACTACCTGCACACCCCGGGTGCGGAGCGGGCCGAGGGCGCGGAGGGGGAGAGCTTCTACATCGGGCGCCGGCACGTGCACGACGCGGACGGCGACCCGATGGTGATCGACTGGCGGGCGCCGGTGTCGCAGCCGTTCTACCGGGCGTCCAAGAAGGACCCGATGGACGTCGGACTGCGCCGCCGCTTCGGGTACACCGGCGGCGAGCTCACGGCGTACGAGGACGAGCACCTGTCCGACCCGGCGGAGGCGGCGGTCACCAGCAGGCTGCTCCAGCAGGAGATCGAGCGGCCCCGTGTCGGTCCGATGCGCGACATCGTGGCGACCATCCAGCCCGAGCAGGACGAGATCGTGCGCGCCGGGCTGTCCGGCTCGGTCTGCGTGCAGGGCGGCCCCGGCACCGGGAAGACCGCCGTCGGCCTGCACCGGGTCGCCTACCTCCTCTACGCGCACCGCGAGCGCCTCGCCCGCACCGGCACCCTCGTGATCGGACCGAACCGGTCCTTCCTGCACTACATCGAACAGGTGCTCCCGGCGCTCGGTGAGCTGACGGTCCGCCAGGCCACCGTCGACGACCTGGTGGCCCACGTCGAGGTGCGGGGCGCGGACGAGGCGACGACGGCGGTGGTCAAGGGCGACGCGCGGATGGCCGAGGTGCTGCGCCGGGCCCTCTACTCGCACGTCACCCTGCCCACCGAGGGGGTCGTCGTGGTGCGCGGCTCCCGGCGCTGGCGGGTGCCGGCGTACGAACTGGAGGAGATCGTCCGCGAGCTGCTGGCCCGCGACATCCGCTACGGCGCCGCCCGCGAGGCCCTTCCCCAGCGGATCGCGCACTCCGTGCTGGTGCAGATGGAGCGGGCCGGCGAGGCGCCGGACGACCGGGTGCAGAACGCGGTGGCCCGCGACGCCGCCGTGAAGGCGCTGGTGAAGTCCGTCTGGCCGCAGGTGGAGCCCGCCAGGCTCGTCCTGCGCCTCCTGTCGGACGCGGACTTCCTCGCGGAGCACTCCGAGGGCGTCCTCACCGACGACGAGCGCAAGGCGGTGCTGTGGGTGAGGCCGGCCCGCTCGGTGCGGGCGGCCAGGTGGTCTCCCGCCGACGCCGTGCTGATCGACGAGGCCACCGACCTGATCGAACGCACGCACTCCCTGGGGCACGTGGTGCTCGACGAGGCACAGGACCTGTCCCCCATGCAGTACCGCGCGGTGGGCCGGCGCTGCACCACCGGTTCGGCGACCGTCCTCGGGGACCTGGCGCAGGGGACCACGCCGTGGGCGACCCGCAGCTGGTCCGAGGCGCTGGCCCACCTGGGCAAGGGCGAGGCCGTGGTGGAGGAGCTGACGGCCGGTTTCCGTGTGCCGACGGACGTGATCGCGTACGCCTCCCGGCTGCTGCCGCACATCGCGCCGGGCCTGACGCCGGTGGCGTCGATCCGCGAGAACCCGGGCTTCTTCGACATCCGCGAAGCCCCCGACGGGACGGCGGACGTCCTGGCGGCCTGCCGCGAACTGCTGGAGCGGGAGGGCTCGGTCGGCCTGATCGCCGCCGACGCGCGGGTGGCCGAGCTGGCGGCGGCCCTCGGGACGGCGGGGCTCGGATTCGTGGGTCCCGGCGAGGAGACCACGCGCGCCACCCGCCTGACCCTGGTCCCGGCCTCCCTGGCCAAGGGCCTGGAGTACGACTACGTGGTCCTGGACGAGCCGCAGGCGGTGGTCGACGGCGAGCCGGACGAACGGACGGGGCTGCGGCGGCTGTACGTGGCGCTGACCCGCGCGGTCTCGGGCCTGATCGTCACCCACGGCACGGACCTGCCCGCCCAGCTGACCCGGTAGCGCCCCTCCGCCGGCGGGCGCGGGCCGCGGGCTGCGGGCTGCGGCAGGGACCCGCCCGCGGCTGCGAGAGGACGGCACGGACCCGACCGCACCCACGACGGGGCGGCACGACCACCCGCGGCTGCGGGCGCGGGCTGCGGGCTGCGGGCTGCGGGCTGCGGGCTGCGGGCTGCGGGCTGCGGGCTGCGGCAGGGAGCCGGCCACGCCCCGGTGGCCACGCCCCGGTGGCCACGCCCCGGCTACGGGGAGACCGGCAGAGCCCTCGCGCCCGCGGCCACGAGAGGGGCGGCAGAACCGCCGCGCCCGCGCCCACGGCTGCGAGGAGACGGCACGGCCCCGGCCGCACCCGCGGCGAGGGCGGCACGTCCACCCGCGGGCCGCGGCAGGGACCCGCTCGCGCCCGCCGCTACGGGAGGCCGGCGGAGCCCTCCGCGGCCGCGGGGGCCGTCGCCTGGGCGTCCAGTGCCCGGCGCCACTGCGCCACGGCCTCCGCCGACACCGGGCCCGTCCACCCGGAGGGCCGCGCCGCGCCGCCGATGTGGAAGCCGTCGATCCCGGCGTCCAGCAGACCCGGTACGTGCTCCAGCCGCAGGCCGCCGCCGACCAGCAGCCGCTGCTCGTACCCCGGCTCCCCCCGCCGCCGCGCCTCGGCGAGCAGGACGGCCAGCCCGTCGTCCACCCCGCCCGCCGACCCGGCGGTCAGGTAGGTGTC
This region of Streptomyces ambofaciens ATCC 23877 genomic DNA includes:
- a CDS encoding protein kinase domain-containing protein — translated: MSGTSPELPIVVLDALMPTTQRLVLNRRGSMVWDVESHRGHHAVKVGYPIEATAEWPAQPWAARAPAREGAVLYRLGLHDFAYGEWDGGTWNFQPWREGPDLYQLWEPCRKPGSRIDPHTSVALGCVEALAELHAKGWAHGDVQPAHFIIGPERTHLIDLALARGGRVPEGYDFPFRGCLVHYEAPEIARSVLDTGEAEPTQEADIYALGASLLISATGWRAVEYPDDAPRPVQRKAVADGKRRPVKVRGELGELIEAMLSHAPEDRPTIYEVGKALR
- a CDS encoding recombinase family protein; translated protein: MRAAIYVRLSRETDETTSPERQRAACEALCEARGWEVVAAEEDIDVSGFSRGLDRPGLQRILTRLAELDVIVFFKIDRLARSTVDFAEIMRLAEHQSVALASATEPLDLTSSMGRAMAKVIAVFAELESDTIGMRVSSAHEHLRREGRYTGGRVPYGYMVVPNPTGAGKVLAVNEGEAKTIKRIVERVLAKDSLMQIINDLNQEGVPSPGHTSRQTTGKRSDSKQWYTTTLRSMLGNPQLLGQVIEDGKPILRTDGLPLVNRPPILDTDTWQVLQDELERRANPGEKRRQGTSLLRGIMHCGVCGERMYTFSGRNGQLRYRCIGPLKYRQRAAKGEEKPGVKCYGPTVAGVTTEEHVTEQFLAKYGHLSVMRMVQEVGEDFRPQIRQAEEALADLQKDRYDRGLFRGDDGAIRYAEQYAKLEERLATLKERQRTAKPGGVKAEPIGETHAEQWKRSDVAGKRDLLLNAGGYVEVAPARRGGKKLDTSRLSVYFGEEGHMRRAAAAKESERETEAADSQG
- a CDS encoding DNA repair helicase XPB, with the protein product MSCLIVQSDKTLLLEVDHEQAGDCRRAIAPFAELERAPEHIHTYRVTPLGLWNARAAGHDAEQVVDALVEYSRYPVPHALLVDIAETMDRYGRLTLSKHPAHGLVLTTTDRPVLEEVLKSKRIAPLVGARIDPDTVAVHPSERGQIKQTLLKLGWPAEDLAGYVDGEAHPIELAEDGWALRPYQKQAVENFWHGGSGVVVLPCGAGKTLVGAGSMAQAKSTTLILVTNTVSARQWKHELVKRTSLTEEEIGEYSGTRKEIRPVTIATYQVLTTRRKGVYPHLELFDSRDWGLIVYDEVHLLPAPVFKFTADLQARRRLGLTATLVREDGRESDVFSLIGPKRFDAPWKEIEAQGYIAPADCVEVRVNLTDSERLAYATAETEEKYRFCATTATKRKVTEAIVRRFAGQQILVIGQYIDQLDELGEHLGAPVIKGETSNAQREKLFESFRQGEISVLVVSKVANFSIDLPEATVAIQVSGTFGSRQEEAQRLGRVLRPKSDGHQAHFYSVVARDTLDQDFAAHRQRFLAEQGYAYRIMDADELLTES
- a CDS encoding HelD family protein → MSTPVHDDPLSRERSHLAASRAALRAMREDVEALDITDVTANWVNAAVLESQIEERVKALADLSDTPLFFGRLDYLHTPGAERAEGAEGESFYIGRRHVHDADGDPMVIDWRAPVSQPFYRASKKDPMDVGLRRRFGYTGGELTAYEDEHLSDPAEAAVTSRLLQQEIERPRVGPMRDIVATIQPEQDEIVRAGLSGSVCVQGGPGTGKTAVGLHRVAYLLYAHRERLARTGTLVIGPNRSFLHYIEQVLPALGELTVRQATVDDLVAHVEVRGADEATTAVVKGDARMAEVLRRALYSHVTLPTEGVVVVRGSRRWRVPAYELEEIVRELLARDIRYGAAREALPQRIAHSVLVQMERAGEAPDDRVQNAVARDAAVKALVKSVWPQVEPARLVLRLLSDADFLAEHSEGVLTDDERKAVLWVRPARSVRAARWSPADAVLIDEATDLIERTHSLGHVVLDEAQDLSPMQYRAVGRRCTTGSATVLGDLAQGTTPWATRSWSEALAHLGKGEAVVEELTAGFRVPTDVIAYASRLLPHIAPGLTPVASIRENPGFFDIREAPDGTADVLAACRELLEREGSVGLIAADARVAELAAALGTAGLGFVGPGEETTRATRLTLVPASLAKGLEYDYVVLDEPQAVVDGEPDERTGLRRLYVALTRAVSGLIVTHGTDLPAQLTR